GCGGAGGCGGGGCGAAGAGCGGCTCGGCGGCGGCGGGCGGACTTTCGTCGACCCGTTCCGCTCTGCGGGGCGTCGGAGTGGAAAACCTGTATCTCTCACACGCCCTGCTCGCGCGGACGACGATTGCCGTGGTGCACACGAAGCGGCACACCCACTGCGCGTACACACGCTCGGTGCGCAGGCTGAAGTGCTTCAGCCGGGCAGTCTGCCTGACCTGCTCCAAGAGCTTGGGTTCTGTCACCGGGCCTCCCGAGATGGGAGAGAAATGGAAGGGGTACACTCTCGGTCCAGATAACGCGCTCGGCAAGAGCGCTATGCCTCCACGCGCGCGCATAGCCGCGTGACACCCGTCGTCCGTTCAGGAGATCGGGTTGCGGGGCCGCGAGTTACCGGCCTTGACGCTAGATTGTGAGCGTGTTATCTGGATGCAGATGGAATCCGCTAGGCGCGCTCTCCCCGAGCGATATCTGGAATTATGTCCAGTGAACAACAAGTTAGGCCGCTGGGCAAGCATCGCGGCAGCCCCAGGGGATCTATCCCGCGGCTGCCGTGTGCTTCATCCTGGTGCGTCTCAGGCGGCGAGTCGCCGTACCACCTCACGCGCGCCCTTCCGGTACACCCGTGAGGCACACCAACTCGTCGTCCGGGTCGCGTACCTCCCACCAGCGGCTCTTCGTCTGCTTCACGATGGTGTAGGCGGGCTTCGCAGCGGCTACGGGCGCGGGATCATCCTTCGGCTCCTTGTGCATCGTGCGCTCCATCCTCTTGACCCGAGCCGTCCAGCAGGGCAGCTTTGGTGAGCGGGCGGCCTTCGGGTCGTTCCGTGTGTGAGGCTGGTCGTTCCTTCTTTGCGGGAGAGCGGCCAGCCTCTTTCATTTGCCCTGTGCTCACAATATAGTGTTCACCAGCTACACGGTCAACACAAATTTGTGAGCACAGAATTCCAGATGGAGGGCCAGTTGGAGAGCGCAGACATCGTCGGGCTTGTTCAGCGCGTGCTCCGCGACGGGCCGTTCTCCATGCGGCAACTCGCCGATGATGCCGGCCTGAAGTACGACGTGCTCCGCGGGTGGGCGATCGGGCGAAGGACGCCGACTGCGGAGAATCTCTCTCGCATGGCCGACGGATTCGAGCAGCGCTCTCAGCAGCTCCAGCGGATCGCGGACGAGTTGCGCGAAGCTGCGACTGGACGGCCTTGAAGAGCATCCCGACCGGGCGACGACCGAGCGGGGGCGCGGCCTAACAATCGGCTGCAGGGGATGCGGGGCCTTGCATGTTATCGGGCGCGGCGGAAGCCTTGCGCGGCGGCCCCGCACCCTGACCCTTGTGTTGTTCGCCGGCTCTACTGACGTTCGATCATCGCCGCAATATGGAACTCGCCCTCGTCGCACTGATTCCCGCCGGCTTGCCAGGGCTCCAATGGCGCCGCCGGCTCGCCAGTCTGAGGCTGGCCACGACCATGGCCGCTCTGGCCGTGCTTCGGCCTGCGGGCCTATGCGACACGATCACGGATCCGCCACTGACCCGCCCCGCGCCCGAGGGCCGAATCCCCCGTCCCCCCGTCACCGCGCCCGTGCAGATTTTCCTGGCGTTCGCTGCGGGTACATTGCTGAGCGCCGGGTACGCCCTTCATCCGGCTTGGTGGGCCCCCTGGTTCGCCCCTGTGCTGCTGCTCGTGGCAGCCTCAGGCACACGCCTTCCCGCGCAAGCCATCGGCGCCATGGCCGGGGCGGTGGCGACGACAAGCGTGTTGGCTTACTACGGGGAGATGATCGGCTGGCCGACGACGCTGTTGATCGCCGTCGCACGCGCGGCCTCGTGGATGTTCGCGGTCCGGCTGACGATCTCGGCTACCCGGTATCTGCCGCTGCAGGGAACGGTATTCGTTCTCCCCGGCACCATCGCTGCCTTCGAGCTCGTGGCACTGCGGGCCTCGCCGCACGGAGCGGCAGGGAGCCTGGCCTACAGCCAGATGAGCGTGCCGGGTGTGATCCAGATCGCGGC
Above is a window of Longimicrobiaceae bacterium DNA encoding:
- a CDS encoding helix-turn-helix transcriptional regulator, which gives rise to MEGQLESADIVGLVQRVLRDGPFSMRQLADDAGLKYDVLRGWAIGRRTPTAENLSRMADGFEQRSQQLQRIADELREAATGRP